In the Pogona vitticeps strain Pit_001003342236 chromosome 2, PviZW2.1, whole genome shotgun sequence genome, gttcccagaagccagTGGAAACAAAGCCCTTCCGTCACACAGCAAATAGCTTATGGAGCAGAATAAACTATGAGGAACCCCGGGTGCAACAGGAGCTGTCATTTTCACTTCTGCACTGCTGCTGGGAAGGAAGATTACCTGTTCGTCTTTGGCACAACAATAGCTTTTGTCTCTTAAGCGTTTCTCTTCATGTTCTCTGAAATAGTCTTTGAACATCTCTCCTATAATCCCAGTATACTCAGAAaaacacttgttgttgttgttattgttgtcccTAGCATGTGAAAGCTTCCCCttacagttttttttctctccccactgTGGGTTGGTACAATTGCTGCAGGGAGCCATGATTGCACCTGGTACCCTTTTCTGTGCATTTTGATGAAAACCTCACACTTGTCATTGTTCCATTGTCACAGACATCTGTGTAGTTATAGCTAATTTTACAATATGTGATGTGACTGTATAATATGCAGACTCCATGGTCCTTTCCATATGGTGAGCCAAAACATTTTGAACATTGCACAGTAGCTCTGCATTTCAGCAGCAATGGCAGAAAGCACTATCTGCTTGTAAGAGTTAGATGTGgcttttgttattctttttttactCAGAGGCAAATATGGGGTGTGCAAGAGACTCACAGCCTCCAAACAGATCAAAATTAAAAATCTCATGAATACTGTAACATAGCAACTATAGTTTAGAAGTTTCCTAGCATGTGAGAGTTAAGTGGTTCCTAGATTATATTATAAGCAGtacgctttgctttgctatttagtATAATATATTCTACAgaagtgacagcagccatgaaattgaaaGACATCTGCTTttaagcgatgacaaacctagacagcatcttaaaaagcagagatctcaccttgctgacaaaggtccatatagtcaaagctacgatttttccagtagcaattgaactgtggtgctggaggagactcttgagaacaaacctatccattttgaaggaaatcaacccggagtgctcactggaaggacagatcctgaagctgaggctccaatactttggccatctcatgagaagagatgactccctggaaaagaccctgatgttgggaaagtgtgaaggcaagaggagaaggggacgacagaggacgagatggctggacagtgtcttcgaagcaaccaacatgaatttgacccaaccccgggaggcagtggaagacaggaaagcctggaatgctctggtccatggggtcacgaagagtcagacacaatgactaaacaacaacaaattctacAGAAACTATAGCTGTATTTAATGACACATATTTACAAATCTCCTAGCTAACATTCCAAGCAAACAAAACCATTCTCTCAAACAGAAAGCTGCACAGGAATAAAAAATTGTCCAGatatcaaaacaaataaaaattcttcAGAGGATCTGAAGCTTCCTTCAGCTAAATTCTCTCCTTACACTTCATAGTCTCAATAATTTAGCATGTATTTTTCTTTGTGCTGTTTTACAGAGGTTCAGAGAAGCCAACTACAAGCCTTACTTACAAACCACatactcataggcatccttcagtctcgagagactatggtaatgtgctctgtatggaggactttgaatagcatctagtgtttcgacgctgtatgtgaagctggagtgttctctccagggcacaaagcctgggtaaaataatatggaggataagctgttaccctagcagcaaatcccccctctccacatcactgaaatagtccaatggaaaggcaagagccaatatactGGTTCCAgagacgtcgcaggagttgccagaatgacacgaactgcctccgggactccagctccggttTTGACTCatggttaactcctgaagctttttccatccatggatatagccacaaggcagtgggggtttgaaatcgaAGTTTCCCTTCTCCCAGATGGGTtgtcttccaaggctgacgagtcttgtgtgtgtttttttttaaagagaaagaatatCAAGCCTCACATCAGTGTTATTTTGGTCGAATCACTAGGAATAGACAGTGGATGGGCCAGAAGAATGTAGGAAGCAGAATGCTGAGTCAGACCAAAGGCCAGTATTCTAGGTTGTTATCCAGATAATTGCTAACTGAAATCTCAATGTGATGTGAGCACAGGTCCTACAATGGTAGTTGAATCAGTTGAATGCACTTCTGTGCAGTTCATCAGATTTCACTGTTCATTCTATTCCCCTATCTGCATGGTTTGATTTCTGTTTTCTAAAAGTCAGCACAATTCTTGCAtgcattttcctgatattcacatATTTcccactgtcttttaaaaatgccattatCTCTCCTTTTGAAGTGCTCTGTCTAGTATTCTGCTAGTTCTTCTCTTCGCCCTAGTGTCCCCATCATTCCCTGACAGGCCACAAAGATGTTTCCTGTGGAGTTTCCATTCATATTTACTCTTTCTTCTAACATTCACAGAGTCTTCTCTCTACTGAAGATCTAAATTCAGACATTTTCCTTcctgaggcaaagggcaagaGGATAGCTTAGGTAAAGGGCAGGTTTTATAGCATGTATGGTTCTTCCTTCTAATGCATCACCATCATTACCTGACCACTATGCCTGCTGGCATTTACTTGCTTGGGCCTCACACAGACAAACAATGCAggacaatagcagcagcagcagccttagTGTTGCCTCACACGAATACTGTATCCCATCGCATGTGACACATGCCTGCTGGAATGCATGGCCTCTGCTGGCCGCTTCTCTTGCTCAAATAGGTCAAGGGCCTTTCTTATTCCCAATGATGTAGTAGTAGAGGGCAACTTCGTGAACCAGACAGCCTAATCTGGCAACAAACAGATATTGCAAGCTGAGTAGGACAGGGTTAGACCTGTCAAGAGAAATAGCCAAGATGGGAAGGGCTCAGCCAATGCTACATTACCACCTGGTGCTTGTGGTGGTCACTTCACTCTGCCTAAAAGTAGGACTGGTGCTATTTAAATCGACCAGACAAATGACTCTGGCCAATGCTAACTGCTTTATATACAGAGTTTAGCTGTCAGAAGCATTTAAAGCATGTCTGCTCTATCCCCTTATCTCCACACTGTAAAGTATCTCAAATTGGTCCCACGTGGTACATCTCTGAGACGGACTTCACGTTTTGTGTATACATGGGCCACACTATAAGCAGACATCAGGATGCTCACTGGGTGGACATCTCAAAAGGAGTGGAAAATGAGACATGCTTTGTTCTCATGGAGTGAGATGGAGAAGGGGACTTCTGCCTTGCATACGGACTGCATGCATCAAAGAGATGACGCGTCTGAATATGACGTTTCCTCCTTTTAGACTTTGGCTAAAAGCTTGgtgagatatatatttttctctatGTTAATAACatgcttagagctaaataatgcttttgTGCCTGCAGTTTTGTTCATAGCTGTAAGGATGATTTTTTGCAAGAGAAAGCAATGTACCTGTGACTTCTCAAAAGTTACATGTTCGTAATACTCTTGGATTTAAGcatatgtgcctacagttttcctcATAACTGTAGGATTGTCTTTGCTACTTTTAAgcatggaacctagaaatgatgtaaataaagaGTAGTATAGAAATAACAAGTTGGAatggcctggaattattgcagcaaATTATTGCAACAATTAAGGCACTTATAATGAGATACCCAGAGGAGTTTTACAAACAGCTTGTTGCTgattatttggtttcattctggtattaaccctgTACTGGGATAATGACAGAtatgatgaatcatagaatctCTTCTCTTTGCCCAGGAGGTCTATAAATCCTTGTAGGACTCCTGGGGGAGTCACTTATCCAAATCAGGATCTAACAGATGATGGGggcaatattttaaattttttttgcaatAGAACTGCCCTTTCCCCCAATTAAGCATTTGCTGcaatataataatttatattAATATTTCTAAGCTGCTTTTCTGCCCCGAAAGCTTCCAATGTGAGGACTCTGGGTGCAAAatcatgaaaacaataaaacatggaACAATAATAACTAACAATAAAATGTAAGACAGGTTATAAACAACAATGGCTGAATGGGAAGGCCATTATGAAAACATctgtacaacttttaaaaaaccagccACAAAATGCAGTGATTTTAGAGATCAGGTAAAGAGCTGTAGCATAGGAACCATATGAACCCTCACCATAAACTAAGCACCACCACGAAGTAGCACCACTGGATGGGCTCTGCTCCATGCCACCACCAGTTAAAAAGAGGTCTCAGTTGATGGCTGAATTCTTGCATAGGACACAGTCCTTAGGACTATGAACACCTAAAGGTAGTGTAGCTGTGACATTCTAAACATGCTAATATTTCTGAATATGTTTTAGAGGCCACCTTACTTTAATCATCATTCTCATCAATTCTTGGTTGCAACAATAGGAGTATAGtgcctagatcaagggaagtgatagtaccactctattctgctttggtcagacctcacctggagtattgtgtccagttctgggcacctcagttcaagaaggatgttgacaacctggaacgtgtccagaggagggcgaccaaaatggtcaaaggtctggaagccatgtcctgtgaggagtggcttagggagctgggaatgttcagccttacaaaaagaaggttaagaggggacatgatagccatgtttaaacatttgaagggatgtcatgtcgaggaagggacaggtttgttttccacatctCCAGActctaggacaaggagcaatggtttcaaactacaggaaaagagattccacctgtatctcaggaagaacttcctgacagtctgagctggtcggcagtggaatatccTGCCTCacagtgtggtggagtctccttctttggaggtttttaagcagaggctggatggccatctgttgggggggggatttgatggagttcctgcatggcagggggttggactccatggcccctgtggtctcttccaactccgtgattctatgattctatgatcctagaactgcagaattggaagggaccctatagctcattgagtccagcccctatcaaggaagcacaaggaggaactgagctcccaactatacctaaaccactgagctatctacatGTCTCCTAGTAGTCTAGTCTGGATTTTGAAGTAGCCCTTCTCTTCTAGACATCTACTAAACATAAGTAAGCAGGTGGTCATACCATATTCCTTGCTCCTCACAGTTCAATGAGTTTGCAAAGTTTACATACCTTTAGCTCTGTGTTAAGATACGAAAAATGACACTACCGTGGACATTTGGGAAAGCATGGTCAACACCAATATTGCCTATGGGTCAAAGTAGGCATGTTATTGAGTAGGAGGTGAGGGGAAAACCTTGTAAAAATTATTGTGTGGCTTTGCTAAAAGAATTGCTTAGACATCTTAAAACCTCTTTCTTTTTGTCACAATGGGCAAATGTAAGCTGACTGGCAGCATTTGGTTTCTGATAATGGATATTCCCTTGGTGTAACTGTGTTATACCACAAATAGACTCCTGCTATCTTTGGGATGTTCCATGCAGAGTGCAACCAGAATTAACTTGTGTATATTCTTAGCCTTGCCAAACAACACCACCCAACTTCCaagcttcccctcctctctcttcccccccttaaGAACAGTATATACTGTCAGACTTCAAGACCTGATATTCATAGCGTCATCTGTTTAGCTGAGTTTAATGTGCTAGGTGTTGACAGTGGACAACTGCAAGGAACTGGTTTAAGctagtttttaaaatcaatttctgccttccagatttaataACACTGCACAGTTGCAACTCGTTTAATGTCAGAGGTCAGTAACGGTTGCCATGATGTAGACCTAGTATTAACATCATTCGCCTGTTATACAAGACAAAATGCATCCGAAGCTGAATCCAGGCTCTGCCTTCTCTGGAAGGAAGGTCTCCACTCTGTCTGAGCTTTGGGGATCTCCTCGGCCCTACAGCATCTCAGATGACCCCTTTCATCAAAGTATCCTGATATCTGGATCACAATGTGAACAGGCCGGAGGAGGTGCTGACAGGAAGACGGATGAGGAAATCCAGTTTTAATAGCCCAGTTGCACACAACGACAACTGGATCCAACCAATCTGCTGTTTTAGTGCAGTTTGTTATAACCTAGCAAACAAATGGTAGAACCCTTATCCTACCAATAGCATGTTCTAGAGACCAGAGAGAACGAAGTGCTATTTTGtccatctatctatttatctgtcAGTCAATTAATTACTCAGTCAATCAATTGATTGCTTCGCAAATTGTGCCCGTTGGTTCTTCTGGTTGCTATGTCAAGTGAAAAGCTCCTGAGCCTATTCAAAGTGTTCCTGGCTTTCAAATTCACCTTAGGTGAATTTCATGTTAGGTGAAACTGAATGACAACTTAGAGACAGACGTATGTGCTACCCATTCCTTAAGAAATATGAACAATTCTTAAATCCCATTCAAAGATAATGTCTCCAgatcttttcctgcagctgtacATGCCTGAAGAGCCTGGTAGCCTAGATGGTGAAAATCAATCAGGGCCCCTCAAGAATCCCTTCTGAACACCTGAGCCCATTCTTCCTTCATACCCAAGTCCTCTTTGGACCAAGGGGAAAAACTTAGGACTAGCAAAGTTACTTAGAAGAGAGTAGTGAAGTACTTTCAGCTTTGTTCTTGGTGGGTGAATGAGTCAGCTTTGGTTGCTCAAAAGGAAATATCAATCCCTTCCTTGAGATCTAGACGCTACAGCCTGTTTTCTGTTCCCCCTGATGGGAGTTTTACGGAATAACtgttcaaaattataaaagctacCGCTTTGCagaatggactttttaaaaaattaggagcCTCGGTTGGactttttgcatctttttgatcaGTCATTTCAGccagcttcacaaagggaaaagacactaGTTTTGTACAGATATGTTATTTGCAACATGCACAAAAActcaaggaaaaaaattattgtcTTGTCTGGAAGCAAGGAGTCTCAAGGAGCTTCAAGGTGTTTCACGGTTTTGAGGCAACTACAATCAACAAACTAGAAAGTCAGTAAGCCTGTTTCCCATCCACTTATACATTTGATTTCTTGGTTTCCTGTGCCTCAAGTTATTTCTGCCCAAACTGAAGAAtaacttacaaaaaaaaattgaaaatgcttAGACATTGGAAGAAGCCATGCCATCTGGATTATTCTGAGATCTGTAGTACAGAAAAGTAACATTCCTCAAGAGTGAAAAGAAAGCCACTCTTTTTACTGGTAATTGATTATCAGAAGCGCTTCACTGAACGTCTGATGGAGAAGCATGAATCAACAGTACTGGACGCTTCCTTGACTGTTGtatcctgtattttttttatagCCACATGGTGGCGGTGTGATGACCCAAAATATTTTACCATAGGTGGCCTCTTGTGGCCCAGGTATCTATCAAAAGGATTTTATTCTGTTTGTTTACTTGCATCATGTTGTTTTCAGACTTTGTTTTCACATAAAAGCGGGCAATTAATGGTAATGGAatcaacttgaaagcacataattaATTATCGcactatatatttttaagagtTATACACACTGCTTAACGTTCAAACATCACTATAGTACCTAAGCTGTTTGAGAAATGAAAGCTTTATTTTGGGGGCTATTTTGGGGGGAAGTGGGGCTAAAATCAGGCTGAACTGTACTTACCTTCAGCCTTTTTTTGAAAGGTGTTGGCTTTCTTAAAACCCGAAGGAAGCCGGGAATTTCATTGTACAGTAACATCTTAAAGAGTTTTACTGAAACTTGTGTTTTAGTGTGAGTGGTATGATGTAAGGATCAGCAGGGAATACACAAAAGGATTGTATTCACAAACCTGAAATAGTGTAGGTTGTAAATCAAAGTGCTCATATTTTCTCATATATTCTAAAGGCTGTGCAAGAATGCtccatgtttgttttaaaaagcaactggGCTCTTTGAGTATTCATGTTGAATGCTCACAAACCTTAGTACTGTAGTGAGTTTCAGGCATTCAAAAGCTGCCTGCTTTCAGGGGTTTGCGACCCTACATGTAAGGCTGGtttcaaggcttttaaaaaagaaaagaaaagaaacaaagcgtgctgcttatataccgccccatagcacttcaagcactctctgggtggtttacaagttaattatgcaggctacacattcccccccccccgcccgcccgcctgcccgccccacGGGAGTTGGATACTCATTTTAttaaccttggaaggacagaaggatgAGCCAACCttgattgaaccccaggtcatgcagcagttttggttgcagtacagcagtttaaccactacgccgCACGGCTCTTGAGACAGGAAAGTTTTATTTTGGGCACTAAAACTATCTGTTACATCAAGAGGCACTGCTGCCTCTAAAACTGATAAGCAGAGATTAAATCTTTCTCTGTAACATCGAGGACACTTTGCCATTCCATAGTATCAGTGGTCTCTACTGTATTGCTCCCACCTGCACACATACACAAGTGTGAGAATGGTCTGAGCAGAAAGTGAGATCTCTTGATTAGCAACGTGTATAGTTTGGTTCAAAGTTCATTTTGAGGCAGAGTCCAAAGGGTGAGAAAGGGAGGAGACAAAATTGCCTCTCTATTTTAGAACCTAAGcataaaaagcaaaataacagaAGACTCAAAACAGTGGGAAGGAagattatatatatgtatatatatttagtttttagtaTCACATTTAAGTGACAATTTTGTCTTCCAAATGATATggagttaaaaaaacaacataataCCGTATACACAGAATGATCAGTGACCAGATGGGAATTCACAAACCATTTAGTATAATTGTTCTTATATTCTCAAATCAACTGAGAAACAATTAAATTATTCATTAACACAATTAAAGTGCAAGCAAATATGGTACCATGTATGGTGACTTTGGCAAAGTGAGCTACCTTTCTAAGCTCTGTGCAAATTTTTTTTGCCACAATTTATAAAGAATTTCAAAagtattttatttgaaaatgcaaaggaaaatactaatttttaaagaaaaaataaattctggttaaaaagaaaatgtggacCTCCCCTAGAGACGTATAACATTTTTGCAAGCatgggaaacaaaaaacaaaaacaaaaatgaaacaaattcaagAATACGAGTTTAGTCTACCTGCTATTGGAAGGGTATGAATGAGTAGAAAATATCTACTTCCTGTGCAATAGGTTCAAAGTTCAATCCCTATTGTATGTAGGTAGGCTAGGAgacaaaaaaaatcctgcctgaaatcctggacagGTGCTGCCAACTGGTGTTGACAGCACTGGGCTACATAGACTAATTCTGTGACACATCATGCAGTACTTGAATTCAATGCATTGCACCACCTCACCAAAGAATTCCAAATCCCTGTCCCTAGATTATAAGCTTGCATAGGACTGAAAGTTAACAATGAGTTTAGTCTCCCTTGGTGGATTCAGTGGAGAGTCAGTCTTGAAAAGGTAGTCATGAGaatggaaccaatcaccttggaaggtggtgagcactccaacactttcaagggaaaattggacagccatctgtcagatatacttcgatttgtattcctgcattgagcagagggttggactcgatggtctgaGAAGCCCCTTtcatctccattattctatgattctatgaaatttctACTGACAGATTCATCCAGAGTTGGAATTAAGCACTACTGAATGTTCTCTGAAGTATTGTTGGTATGCAGAATTTTATATTTACAAAATTGCTAATTTTAAAGGAGATGAGTCACATTAATGTTATCAATTAAACATACCCATCCATTAGAATGATGTCTTAATAACGTGTCAGTAAATGGCCTTTTCGATTAATTATCTGAGAACCAGGTCCCCAAGTATTTAACTGAAACTTGTGCATTTGAGAACTGCAAAAAGTTTAACAGCCAGCTTTATAATTAATTGCTAAATCTGGGATTCCATTGAGATTCGGCTTAAAGCCACTAGAGCTCTCTCATAAGGCAGCTCCTTAGTACTGACTTGACTGGAAACTTTGGCTGACTCTTCAGTTGTTTCAGAATGGATGATTAAAGCTTCTGCGCTAAATGAACGGCCTCTGAACCGTGCTAGTGAGGATGATGTTCCGGGTTCTCCATCTGATGCCTTCTCAAAAGTTGTATATTCTTGTTCTTTCCTGTCTAAATGCTTGGCACTACAAAAAGGAGCATATACCTCGGTGGTTTCTTCAAATTGGAGGCAATTGACTTTGTAATACTTCTTCTTCATTTGAAGAACGTCATTGAATCTATGGCCCCAAAGGATTTCTCGGGGCACATATGAACTTCTTGACTGGTGTGACGTTCCTGTTGAATCTCCAGTGTAAACAAACGTAACCAGGATCTCAAAGTTGTCTTTTGCCAGAGCTTTCCTGTCCAGATAATACAACGGGCTATCATGGTTAATTTCATGTACAATGGTCACTGGGGTAGCAAGGATGATCTGGTCATTTACCAGTTTTAAGTCCTTGTATTCCATTGCCATCCTCCCCATTCTGTCTTCTACGTACCGTAAGAGTTGAGCTCTCACTGTGCCTTCTACCATATGGTTAGGCCGGAAGTCGCCTATACGCCACATCAGGCAGAGTTTGCCATCTCGTAAGCCTACTGTAGCATAATAGCTGAAGCGGATGGTCTGGGCTCGCTTTCGGGCAGTTGCCATTTTAGCCAAGGCAGCTCCAATGATGAATGTATCAATGATGCAACCCAAGACTGATTGCAGGACCACCGTCAGGATTGCTGCAGAACACTCTTCTGTGACACAACGCGATCCATAGCCAATGGTGGTTTGAGtttcaagagaaaacaaaaatgcccCAGTGA is a window encoding:
- the KCNJ16 gene encoding inward rectifier potassium channel 16, whose amino-acid sequence is MAELGDSHKLISMEANKLRHSQSYEDTTSVGLKRMQKRFLQKDGSCNVYFKHIFGEWESYVTDIFTTLVDIQWRHMFVIFSLSYILSWLFFGLVFWLIALHHGDLSPDKEITPCVDKVHSFTGAFLFSLETQTTIGYGSRCVTEECSAAILTVVLQSVLGCIIDTFIIGAALAKMATARKRAQTIRFSYYATVGLRDGKLCLMWRIGDFRPNHMVEGTVRAQLLRYVEDRMGRMAMEYKDLKLVNDQIILATPVTIVHEINHDSPLYYLDRKALAKDNFEILVTFVYTGDSTGTSHQSRSSYVPREILWGHRFNDVLQMKKKYYKVNCLQFEETTEVYAPFCSAKHLDRKEQEYTTFEKASDGEPGTSSSLARFRGRSFSAEALIIHSETTEESAKVSSQVSTKELPYERALVALSRISMESQI